The sequence below is a genomic window from Microbacterium abyssi.
CGTTCGCCCGCACTCCGAAGGTCAAGGACCGCACCAGCTCACCGCTGCTCTACGTCATCAGCCCGGTCATCATCATCGCGTACTCGGCGTTCGTCGCCTGGCGCAGTTACACGGACGGCTCTTGGTGGACGCTGGCGTTCTCAGGGTTCAACGCGATCTGCGCCACCTGGGCGTTCCTGGGCAACATCGGTGTGCGCAACGGTCTCGTCGACACCTGGATCGGTCTGACCGACTGGATGTACGTCGACATCGAACGCCCCGAGCCGGAGGCTCCCGCCGAGGATGCTGCGCCCGACTGGCGTGCGATGCTCCACGAGGGGCACCCGGCACCGGGCACAGTCGGCCCGACACCGGAGCGCCGGTCGGTGGCAGCGAGGCCGATGCTCGATCTCCGCTCCGATCTGGAGCTGCGCTCATGAGCCGCAGGACCGCCGATGCGGGCGAAGACGTCCAGCCCGAAGCGACCGACGAAGTATCCCGGAAGCGCGGCAGGCACCCGGGCAAGCGCCTCTCCCCGTGGCGGATTCTGCTGGGCATCGCCGTCGCCATGGTCGTCGTGGCGAGCGCGGTGACTGTGCCCTGGTATCTCACGCAGCGCGACGCCGCCGTCGCGGAGACCGCCGGTCCGCAGTGGTTCGGCGGATACTTCGACGTCACGGCCGCGGACGCATCCATGTCTCCGACCGCCGGGGACGGCAACGACGACACCGTCGTGCTCGGGTTCGTCGTCGCGGCGAGCGCCGAGCGATGCGCGCCGACCTGGGGCACCCACTACAGCCTCGCCGAGGCCGGGCAGCAGCTCGATCTCGACCGGCGGATCGACGGCATACGTCGCGAGGGAGCCCATGTGGCCGTCTCGTTCGGAGGCGCGCTCAACACCGAACTCGCGGTCGCGTGCGACACGACCTCCTCGCTGATGCAGGCGTACTCACGGGTGCTCGACCGCTACGGCATCACCACGATCGATCTCGACCTCGAGGGTGAGGCCCTCCTCGACACGGCGGCCGCCGATCGGCGCGCCACCGCGATCTCGGCTCTGCAGCGTCAGTACGCGGCGAGCGGCGGGAGCCTGGACGTCTGGGTGACCCTGCCGACGGCGACGACGGGGCTGACCGATACCGGCCTGGACGCCGTGCGGCGGCTACTGGACGGCGGCGTCGAGCTCGCCGGCGTGAACGCGATGACCATGGACTACGGCACCGATCTGGGCGGCGCGACGATGGCCGAGGCATCGGTTCAGGCGCTCAACGGCGTGCACGACCAGCTGACGCAGCTGTATCGCAATCAGAGGATCCCGCTGCCGGCCGCCGGTGCCTGGGCGGTGATGGGTGCGACGCCGATGATCGGGCAGAATGACGTCCACGACGAGGTGTTCACGCTCGCCGACGCGGCCGAGCTGAGCGCCTTCGCCCAGCAGCGCGATCTGGCGCGGATGTCGATGTGGTCGATCAACCGCGACCGCACGTGCGGACCGAACTATCCGGACGTCTCAGCCGTCTCCGATTCGTGCAGCGGCGTCGACCAGGGAACGCAGACCTTCGCCGGCATCCTTTCCGCCGGTTTCGACGAAGCACCGTCCGACGCCGCCGCGACACCTGCGGCGACGCCGCTCCCCGACGACCCCGAGACGAGTCCGTACCCGATCTGGTCTGAGGATGCCCCCTACTCGCATGGCGTGCGCGTGGTCTGGCACGGCTATGTGTACGCCGCCAAGTGGTGGGTCAGCGGCGGTCCGGAGCCGGACGACCCCACGCAGACCGCGGATGCCACCTCGTGGGTGCTCGTGGGGCCCGTGCTGCCGGAGGATCGTCCCTTCGCCCTGCCAACCGTCGCTGACGACACCTACCCGGAATGGAATGTCGGCACGGTCTACCAGAAGGGCACCCGCGTGGTCGTCGACGGCGTGCCGTTCGAGGCCAAGTGGTGGACGCAGGCGGAGGATCCCCTGGACGGCATCACCGATCACGATCGGTCGCCGTGGGAACTCGTCGAGTGACCCGAAGTCGTCGGCCGGGCATGAAGAAGGCGGTCGCGCGTATTCGGGTCACGCGCGACCGCCGGATTCGATGAGGCGCGGCTCAGGCTATGGCGGGCACCTCGGCAGGTGTGAGCCGGTAGCCGACGCCGCGGACCGTCTCGATGTACCGCGGTTCGACGCTGTTGTCGCCGATCTTGCGGCGCAGGTTCGCCATGTGAGCCTCGATGGCGCGCTTGTCCGGCTCACCGACGTAGTAGGACGTCGATCCGAAGGCCTCGCCGCGCAGTACGAGTGCGAGGTCCGCCTTGCTGCGCACTCGACGCTTGGATTCGAGCAGGGTCGCGAGCAGGTCGAACTCGGTCGGCGTGAGCTCGACCTCGCGCTGCGAGACGAGCGCTGTGTGTGTGGCGAGGTTGAGGCTGATGTCGCGGTGCGATTCCCAGCGCTCGAGGCTTCCGGGGTCGGTCGTCGGGATCGCAGCCGTCGCCGCAGGGTTGCGCGCAGCTGTGCGTACGGGACCGGTGATGACCGTCTCGGATTCCTCCGGCGGTTCGATACGCGGGCGACGCATGAGCGCCTCGATCCTGGCGCGCAGCTCCCGCGGACGGAAGGGCTTGATGACGTAGTCGTCTGCGCCGGAGCTGAGGCCGAGCACGACGTCGGTCTCCTCAGCCAGCGCCGAGAGCATCATGACGAACGACGAGCTGGACTTGCGGATGCGGCGCACGACCTCGATGCCGTCGATGCCGGGAAGATTGATGTCCACGGTCGTGATGGTCGGTTCGTGCTCCATGACCGCGGCGATGCCGTCCGGCCCGGTTCCGGTGAGCACGACCTGGAAACCAGCGGAGCGGAAGACCGCGTCGAGCAGGCTGCGAACGTCCGGGTCGTCTTCGATGACCACTGCGACTTTTGGCTGTATTGCGGCACCGCTCATTTACTGTCCCCTCAGACTGAACGGA
It includes:
- a CDS encoding response regulator transcription factor — encoded protein: MSGAAIQPKVAVVIEDDPDVRSLLDAVFRSAGFQVVLTGTGPDGIAAVMEHEPTITTVDINLPGIDGIEVVRRIRKSSSSFVMMLSALAEETDVVLGLSSGADDYVIKPFRPRELRARIEALMRRPRIEPPEESETVITGPVRTAARNPAATAAIPTTDPGSLERWESHRDISLNLATHTALVSQREVELTPTEFDLLATLLESKRRVRSKADLALVLRGEAFGSTSYYVGEPDKRAIEAHMANLRRKIGDNSVEPRYIETVRGVGYRLTPAEVPAIA
- a CDS encoding carbohydrate-binding protein — protein: MSRRTADAGEDVQPEATDEVSRKRGRHPGKRLSPWRILLGIAVAMVVVASAVTVPWYLTQRDAAVAETAGPQWFGGYFDVTAADASMSPTAGDGNDDTVVLGFVVAASAERCAPTWGTHYSLAEAGQQLDLDRRIDGIRREGAHVAVSFGGALNTELAVACDTTSSLMQAYSRVLDRYGITTIDLDLEGEALLDTAAADRRATAISALQRQYAASGGSLDVWVTLPTATTGLTDTGLDAVRRLLDGGVELAGVNAMTMDYGTDLGGATMAEASVQALNGVHDQLTQLYRNQRIPLPAAGAWAVMGATPMIGQNDVHDEVFTLADAAELSAFAQQRDLARMSMWSINRDRTCGPNYPDVSAVSDSCSGVDQGTQTFAGILSAGFDEAPSDAAATPAATPLPDDPETSPYPIWSEDAPYSHGVRVVWHGYVYAAKWWVSGGPEPDDPTQTADATSWVLVGPVLPEDRPFALPTVADDTYPEWNVGTVYQKGTRVVVDGVPFEAKWWTQAEDPLDGITDHDRSPWELVE